Proteins from a single region of Persephonella hydrogeniphila:
- a CDS encoding tyrosine-type recombinase/integrase codes for MIKLTLKGNFVAEEELKDLLDYYFKGKFYKKGKQYVISGNSYVYRKIVMNFPEKDIHPTCYLYPIIEADNISKRTKKLYFQINKSFIEFVGKKPEEVQKKDIQAYIDYLIKKKKRLSTIKTSYMALRLFYEKMMGYLDLEDIQIPKSEENIPDVLTRKEVMRLIKSIKNPKHRLIIQLAYSCGLKLKEVISIKVKDIDFEKGKLKVTGKNKREIPIPESLLEEIRKYLKDFYLKEAKGSQYLFFSRDKNRPISSRSVEIMFKKALLETGLSTRYRFSVLRDSYVVHLIEKDFCIDTISELTGMKENKIQNKYRFYINMVKKNKIPNMLDFSDVA; via the coding sequence ATGATAAAGCTAACTTTGAAAGGAAATTTTGTAGCAGAAGAAGAATTAAAAGATCTCCTTGATTATTATTTCAAGGGAAAGTTTTACAAAAAGGGGAAACAGTACGTAATCTCTGGGAACTCTTATGTTTACAGAAAAATAGTTATGAACTTTCCAGAAAAAGATATACATCCAACCTGTTACCTTTATCCTATTATAGAAGCAGATAATATATCAAAAAGGACAAAAAAGCTTTATTTTCAGATAAATAAAAGCTTTATAGAATTTGTAGGAAAAAAACCTGAAGAGGTTCAGAAAAAAGATATACAGGCTTACATAGATTATCTGATAAAAAAGAAGAAAAGACTCAGTACTATAAAGACATCCTATATGGCTTTAAGGCTATTCTATGAAAAAATGATGGGATATCTGGATCTTGAAGATATACAGATTCCAAAAAGTGAAGAAAATATCCCTGATGTTTTAACAAGAAAAGAAGTGATGAGACTTATCAAGAGCATCAAAAATCCCAAACACAGACTCATAATACAGCTTGCCTATAGTTGTGGCCTCAAACTTAAAGAAGTGATAAGCATAAAAGTAAAGGATATAGATTTTGAAAAAGGAAAACTGAAGGTTACAGGTAAAAATAAAAGAGAAATTCCCATACCTGAAAGTCTTTTAGAAGAAATCAGAAAGTATTTAAAAGATTTTTATCTTAAAGAAGCAAAAGGCTCCCAATATCTTTTCTTCTCCAGAGACAAAAACAGACCCATATCTTCAAGATCTGTCGAGATAATGTTTAAAAAAGCTCTCTTGGAAACAGGACTTTCTACCAGATACAGATTTAGCGTTCTGAGAGATTCTTATGTGGTTCATTTGATAGAAAAGGATTTCTGTATAGATACTATCTCAGAGCTTACAGGAATGAAAGAAAACAAAATCCAGAATAAATACAGATTCTATATAAATATGGTTAAAAAGAATAAAATCCCCAATATGCTTGATTTTAGCGATGTGGCTTAA
- the guaA gene encoding glutamine-hydrolyzing GMP synthase: protein MEHRGIVILDFGSQYTQLIARRIREIHVYSEILPFNAPIEEIKKHNPKGIIFSGGPASVYDPDAPKPDERIFDLGIPILGICYGLQLIADHFGGEVVKAEKHEYGRAELEILDHEDLFYNIPNDIHVWMSHGDRVTKLPDGFEPIARTFNAPFAAIRNKEKQIWGVQFHPEVSHTYMGKEILENFAVRICGCSQDWTMGNFLMEKEVEIRKMVNGKKAICALSGGVDSSVAAVLVYNAIGENLTCIFVDNGLLRKGEREQVEKTFRDHFHIPLIVVDARERFLKALKGVTDPEQKRKIIGNLFIEVFEEEAKKIPDVEFLVQGTLYPDVIESVSVKGPSAVIKTHHNVGGLPEKMNLKLIEPLRELFKDEVRELGKELGLPDEIIYRQPFPGPGLAIRIIGEVNKNDLEILREADAIVVEEVKKAGLYRDLWQSFAVLLPIHTVGVMGDYRTYEKVIAIRAVESTDGMTADWARLPYDLLDRIMRRIINEVKGVNRVVYDITSKPPGTIEWE from the coding sequence TTGGAACATAGAGGCATTGTTATTCTTGATTTTGGTTCCCAGTATACACAGCTTATTGCACGAAGAATTAGAGAAATACATGTGTACAGTGAGATTTTACCCTTTAATGCTCCGATTGAAGAGATAAAAAAGCACAACCCTAAAGGAATAATATTTTCTGGAGGACCTGCCTCTGTTTATGATCCTGATGCTCCTAAACCAGATGAAAGGATTTTTGATCTTGGAATCCCAATATTAGGTATATGCTATGGACTCCAGCTTATAGCAGACCATTTTGGTGGAGAAGTGGTAAAAGCCGAAAAACACGAATACGGTAGAGCTGAGCTTGAGATATTGGATCATGAGGATCTGTTCTATAACATCCCAAATGATATACATGTATGGATGTCCCATGGAGATAGGGTAACGAAACTTCCTGATGGTTTTGAGCCTATAGCCAGAACCTTTAATGCTCCCTTTGCTGCAATAAGAAACAAAGAAAAACAAATATGGGGAGTACAGTTCCATCCGGAAGTTTCCCACACATATATGGGAAAAGAGATATTAGAAAATTTTGCTGTGAGAATATGTGGATGTTCTCAAGACTGGACTATGGGAAATTTCCTTATGGAAAAGGAAGTTGAGATCAGAAAGATGGTAAACGGTAAGAAAGCTATTTGTGCTCTATCTGGAGGTGTTGACTCTTCTGTAGCTGCAGTTCTTGTTTATAATGCTATCGGAGAAAATCTGACATGTATATTTGTTGATAATGGCCTTCTCAGGAAAGGAGAAAGAGAGCAGGTTGAAAAAACATTCAGAGATCATTTCCATATACCTCTTATTGTTGTTGATGCTAGAGAAAGGTTTTTGAAGGCTTTAAAAGGTGTAACGGATCCTGAGCAAAAAAGAAAGATAATAGGGAATTTATTTATAGAAGTTTTTGAAGAGGAAGCCAAAAAGATACCTGACGTTGAGTTTCTCGTACAGGGGACATTGTACCCTGATGTTATAGAGAGTGTTTCTGTAAAAGGACCTTCTGCTGTTATAAAAACCCACCACAATGTTGGCGGTCTTCCTGAAAAAATGAATCTCAAACTTATAGAACCTCTCAGGGAACTGTTTAAAGATGAAGTGAGAGAGCTTGGTAAAGAGCTTGGTCTTCCAGATGAGATTATATACAGACAGCCATTCCCTGGACCGGGGCTTGCTATAAGAATTATAGGAGAGGTAAATAAAAACGATCTTGAGATTTTAAGGGAGGCTGATGCTATCGTTGTTGAAGAAGTAAAAAAAGCTGGTCTTTACAGGGATTTATGGCAGTCTTTTGCTGTTTTACTCCCTATCCATACAGTCGGTGTTATGGGTGACTACAGAACATACGAAAAAGTAATAGCTATAAGGGCAGTGGAATCAACAGATGGAATGACTGCAGACTGGGCTAGACTGCCTTATGATCTTTTGGACAGAATAATGAGAAGAATAATTAATGAAGTTAAAGGGGTAAACAGGGTAGTATACGATATTACTTCAAAACCTCCAGGAACTATTGAATGGGAGTGA